Proteins from a single region of Pithys albifrons albifrons isolate INPA30051 chromosome 10, PitAlb_v1, whole genome shotgun sequence:
- the GCLM gene encoding glutamate--cysteine ligase regulatory subunit, producing MGTEGARALLGRAAALTLQTGNLLNWGCLRKKCPATPGEEVRDCIQKTLTEWSSKVGQDLNQETLDVLECTVAQAIEKISPEERDELKVSAKLFMVGSNSSSIRDAVDLACSALGVAQLDSVIIAPPPLEDGTTLSLEYLQPYWQELQSLVQNKKIVAIGTSDLDKTLLEQLYLWAQVKPSSNQVNLASCCVMPPDLTAFAKEFDIQLLTHNDPKELLCEASFQEVLQESIQNVKANEWIPLWLLRYSVIVKSRGIIKSKGYIMQAKRNAS from the exons ATGGGTACGGAGGGCGCCCGCGCGCTGCTGGGGCGCGCCGCGGCGCTCACGCTGCAAACCGGCAACCTGCTTAACTGGGGCTGCCTGCGCAAGAAGTGCCCCGCCACCCCCGGCGAGGAG GTGCGGGACTGCATCCAGAAAACACTGACTGAATGGAGCTCAAAGGTTGGGCAAGACCTAAATCAG GAAACACTGGACGTTCTGGAATGCACTGTAGCTCAAGCTATAGAAAAAATAAGTCCTGAAGAAAGGGATGAGTTGAAGGTATCAG CAAAGCTTTTCATGGTTGGATCAAACTCTTCATCGATCAGAGATGCAGTTGACCTGG CCTGTTCTGCCCTTGGAGTTGCTCAGTTGGACTCGGTCATTATTGCCCCACCTCCCCTTGAAGATGGAACTACCCTCTCTTTGGAATATTTGCAACCTTACTGGCAAGAACTTCAAAGTTTagttcaaaacaaaaagattgTTGCTATAGGTACCTCTGACCTGGATAAAACACTGTTAGAGCAGCTGTATCTGTGGGCACAG GTGAAACCAAGCAGTAATCAGGTGAACCTGGCTTCCTGTTGTGTGATGCCACCTGATCTCACAGCATTTGCTAAAGAATTTGACATACAGCTGTTAACTCACAATGACCCAAAAG AATTACTTTGTGAAGCAAGTTTCCAAGAAGTTCTTCAGGAAAGCATCCAGAACGTGAAAGCAAACGAGTGGATTCCTTTATGGCTTCTGCGGTATTCAGTCATTgttaaaagcagaggaattatCAAGTCCAAAGGCTATATCATGCAAGCTAAAAGAAATGCATcttaa